The DNA region CGCTCGACAGCCCAGACCGCCCGTTTCAGCGCCTCTTCCCGGCTCATCTTGAGCTTGAACTTGAGGTGCAGGTCCGATGTCGCAATGAAGGTGTGAATCCTCGGATGCTCGGCCTCTTTGACCGCTTCCCAGGCCGCATCGATGTCCTTTTCCAGCGCCCTGGCCAGGCCGCAGATGACCGGCCCTCGGACCTTGCGGGCAATCTCACGGACCGCCTCAAAATCCCCGGGAGAGGCCACAGGAAACCCGGCCTCGATCACGTCAACCTTAAGGGCGGCCAGTTGATGGGCCACACGGATCTTTTCCTCGATGTTCATGCTGCATCCCGGGGACTGCTCCCCGTCCCTCAGGGTCGTATCGAAAATGCGGACGATGTCGTTCATCAGATTTACCCTCTCACTCCCCAAGTTCTTAAATCCGAAATCCTAATATCTAAATCCTATGCTCGATTGCAAATAAAAAACCCCCGTCTCAAGCCTTTTTAAAAGCCAGGGACGAGGGCTGAAAATTTCCCACGTGGTACCACCCTGTTTCAGTGAGCCAGGGACCCGACCCCGGTCACCCTTATTTCCGGCAGGATGACGGCCGCCAGCCGGCGAAGACTACGGCTGTCCTGATCAACAGGTTCACCTTCGCGACTCCGAGGCGAGTTCAGGGCGCCCTGCGCCGGCTCGCAGCATCCGCCGGCTCTCTAAGGCAGGGGGGAACCCTTACTACTCCTCTTCACAGTTTTTACCCTATACTACTACAAAACCTGATTCTGTTGCAAATGCTCCAGATGCAAGGCACGATATTTACTGGCGAATGAGGCGTACTTTTCTGGTACGCCGCAGTGAAGCCAGAATATATCGTAACGCCGCAGATGGGGTATTTGCGGCAGAATCAGTCTTCTTTTACTACATCTTCATCATCTATGTCAAGTACATCCACGCTTTTTTTGTGGCGGATCCCCTCGACCACTCCGGAAAGGGCATAGACCACGCTCATCAGAAAGAGGACGGATTCCGGATCGGCTGCGATCACCAGGGCGCCGAGAACAAGGAAAAGCAGGATCTTGAAATGGCGCCGTTTGATCAGATCGATGTCCTTAAAACTGTAGTAGCGGATATTGCTGACCATGAGGAAGGAGATGCCGAGAACCACGACCACAAACCAAAACGGCTTGTCCGATTCGGAATACCCGAAGAAATGATGGTAGGCAAGAACGGATGTGGCGATCACTCCGGCCCCAGCCGGAATGGGAAGACCCACGAAGTATTTCTTGTCCGCCACGTCGGTATTCACATTGAACCGCGCCAGGCGGAAGGCGCCCGCCACCATGAAGAGAAAGGAGGTCAGCCATCCGATCCGGCCGAAAGGCTTCAGCGCCCATAAAAAGCTCAGAATAGCCGGGGCGATCCCGAAGGAGACCAGGTCGGAGAGAGAGTCGTACTCAACCCCAAACTTTGATGATGTATGCGTCCACCGTGCGATCTTGCCGTCCACGGAATCAAAGATCGCTCCGATCAAAATGGCTATGGCCCCCTTCTCGTATTCTCCATTGACCGAGGCGATAATCGAGTAGAACCCGGCAAAGAGATTTCCGGTGGTAAAGATATTGGGAAGAAGATAAATCCCCTTGGGGCGTTCAACGGTATGGTTCATGTCTGCACACCCTGTCTTTAGAACCGTCTGCCCCGTCATGCCGGAAAGTCACGGCCTTCAGGCTGGGGATCCATGGGATATCCGTCAGATCATCAGAAAAGACCGTACTTCAAGACGGGGTGTAACGGGATTTACTTTTCCTTTACCAGTTTGTCTTTCTTGAGCCAGCTCATCATGGACCGCAGCCGTGAGCCGACCTCCTCGATGGGGTGGGCCTCCCCCTTCTTTCTTAATGCCTTGAGGACCGGGGCGTTGGCTTTGTTTTCAAGGATCCATTCTCGGGCAAATTCCCCGCTCTGTATGTCGTTTAGAATCTTTTTCATGGCTGCCCGGGATCCCGCTCCGATGACACGAGGCCCCCTGGTCATATCCCCGTATTCAGCGGTATTGCTGATGGAATACCGCATGTTGGCAATGCCCCCTTCCTGCATCAGGTCCACAATCAGTTTCAGCTCATGCATGCACTCGAAATAGGCCATCTCAGGGGCGTACCCCGCCTCAACCAGGGTCTCAAACCCGGCGGTCACGAGCGCCGTACACCCGCCGCAAAGCACGGCCTGCTCGCCGAAGAGGTCGGTCTCGGTCTCCTCCTTAAAGGAGGTTTCGATGATCCCGGCCCGGCCCGCGCCGATGGCGCCGGCATAGGCCAGGGCGATCTTCTTTGTATTTTTGGCAGGGTCCTGGTGGACGGCGATCAGGGATGGGACGCCCCCGCCCTGCAGGTATTCATGCCTGACCAGATGGCCCGGCCCTTTGGGCGCCACCATCATCACATTGATCTCTTCCGGGGGGAGAATCTGCCCGAAATGAATATTAAACCCATGCGAGAAAGACAAGGTGTCCCCTTTTTTGAGATGGGGGGCAATGAACTGCTCATAGACCGACGCCTGCTTTTCGTCAGGGACCAGGATCTGGATCAGATCAGCCCATGCGGCCGCCTCCGCGGTCTCCATGACCCTCATGCCGTCCTTTTCGGCCCGTTTCCAGGTCTTTGAACCCTTGATCGCCCCCACGACCACGTTCATTTTGCTGTCTTTAAGATTCTGGGACTGGGCATGCCCCTGACTTCCATACCCGATGACGGCGATCTTCTTCTTTTTTAAAAGGGAGAGATCAGCGTCCTTGTCATAATAGATCTTCATCTCATTTCCTCCTCCTGGGTTGGTTCCTCTGGAAATAATTTCAATATTTGAACCCGAATATTTTTCACCTTTCCCGAACCATGGCTACGGGACCGGTCCGGACAATTCCCTTGATCCCCAGGGGCTTGAGCATCTCGATGATGGCATTGACCTTCTCCGAACTCCCGGTCACCTCTATGGTATAGTGCGTCTGGCTGGAATCCACCACCTTGGCCCGGAAGATATCGGTGATCCGGAGCGCCTCGGCACGGTGCTCGGCCTTCGCGCTCACTTTGATCAGGACCAGCTCCCGCTGGAGATACTCCTTCTCTTCCGAGTAATCCATCACCTTGATCACATTGATGAGCCTGTTCAACTGTTTGGTGATCTGTTCGAGGATCTTATCGTCTCCGGACGTCACAATCGTCATCTGGGAAAGAGAGGGGTCCATGGTCGCCGCCACATTCAGGCTTTCGATATTAAAACCCCGCCCGCTGAAGAGCCCTGCAATCCGGGACAGGACGCCGAATTTGTTCTCCACGAGCACCGAGATGGTATGACGCATAGGGACCTCTATCCATCTATTATTCTATTGATCCGGGTCCGTGTGCCCTTTGATACCCGGACAGATCGGCCGTTTCAGCCTGTGATCTTTTCCGCTTGTTCAGGGGTCAACTTTTTCTTGTCTTTTTTCTCTTCAAAGATCATCTCGTCGATGGCCGCGCCCGGCGGAACCATAGGAAGGACATTGGCTTCACGGTCGATCACAAAATCCAGGATGACGGTATTCTTGATGGAAATGGCCTCCCGGATGGCATCGGCCACGTCCTCTTTCCGGGTCACCCGGATTCCGGCGGCCCCGTAGGCCTCAGCCAGTTTCACAAAGTCCGGTCCGCTGGAGAGACAGGTGTAGGAGTAACGGCACTCATAGAAAATCTGCTGCCACTGACGGACCATGCCCAGGAACCTGTTGTTCAGGATAGCGATATTCAAAGGGAGCCGATGCTGAACGGCCGTGGCCAGTTCCTGGATGTTCATCTGGATGCTCCCGTCTCCGGCAATGTCGAAGACGGTCCGCTCCGGACAGGCGATCTGGGCCCCTATGGCCGCGGGGAAACCATACCCCATGGTCCCCAGCCCTCCGGAGGTGAGGAACTGCCTGGGGGATTTGAATTTGTAGTATTGGGCCGTCCACATCTGGTTTTGCCCGACCTCGGTGGTCACGATGGCATCCCCGCGGGTCACCTCATAGATCTGCTCCACGACATATTGCGGGGCGATCTTGCCCTTGCGTTCCCTGTACCTCATGGGGTGTTCCTGCGCCCATTTGCCGATCTGAGCAATCCAGGATTCGTGTTTCTTTTTCCATTGCACACCGCTCTCCGCTGCGGCAAGTTTTCCCATCTCCTTGAGAACGTTCTGACAGTCTCCGACGATCGGGATATCGACCGGCACGTTTTTCTTGATCGAGGTCGGATCGATGTCGATATGAATGATGGCGGCCTTGGGGGCAAAGGTTGCGATCTTCCCGGTGACCCGGTCGTCAAACCGAGCGCCCACGGCGATGATCAAATCCGCATTCTGCACCGACATATTCGCGCAATAGGTCCCATGCATCCCGAGCATCCCCAAAAAGAGGGGGTCCTCACCGGGGTAGCTCCCCAGACCCATGAGGGAACTGGCGACCGGGATATGCGTCTTCTTCACCAGGGCCCTCAGCTCAGAGGAGGCATCCGACTGAATGACTCCGCCTCCGGTGAAGAAGACGGGCCGCTCCGCCTTTTTCATGTACTGCAAAGCCCGCTTGATCTGCTGAGGGTTCCCCTCGTAGGTCGGTTTATATCCCTTGAGGTCTACCTTGGAGGGATACTTGAAGTCCGTCTTGTTGACCGACACATCCTTGGGAAGATCGATCAGCACCGGCCCCTTGCGCCCGGTCGTGGCGATATGAAAGGCCTCTTTGATCACTGACGCCAGTTTGGAGACGTCGCTGACGAGATAGTTGTGCTTGGTGCAGGGACGCGTAATCCCTACGATATCGGCCTCCTGAAAGGCATCGTTCCCGATCATGGACATGGGGACCTGACCCGTGAAGACGACCAGCGGGATGGAATCCATATAGGCCGTGGCGATCCCGGTCACGGTGTTGGTGGCGCCGGGGCCGGAGGTCACCAGCACCACGCCGGGCTTTCCTGATGCCCTGGCGTATCCGTCCGCTGCGTGCACGGCGCCCTGCTCGTGTTTGGCCAGGATATGCGCGATCTCCCGCTGTTGGTGCAGAACATCGTAGATGTTCAAGACCACACCTCCCGGATAACCGAAGATGACGTCCACCCCTTCTTTTTTCAGGCATTCAATAAAAATTTCAGCCCCGGAGAGCTTCATATTTTTTCCCTTATCCTATTTTCTTAGCAGGTCTTCCTGACCATTTCCTTAGGGGAATATCACTATATAGCACTTACGAATTCATCAACCTTAGCACTGATTAGATTGAAAAACAACAAGAATTCGCGGAGGCGTCTCACATAAGTTTCACAGTGAGAACCGGCTGCAGGATGTGGGTCTCAAATAGAAACGTGACTGAAGTATCCTGGGGCAAGCCGCTGCCTGCGGCGGCAGGAACAACAGCCTGCCGAACCCTTTCGAATCATCTCTATAAGAATTTTGAGATCATCCTGTAAAAGAAGTTGGCCCTGGGAATCTCTTCCTGGGAAAGGGCTTGAATCTTCGCAATTTCCTTTTCCCCGTTCTTGACGATGATGGAACCGTAAGGCTTCCCTTTGATCACGGGCGCCTCGATCACGGACGGGGCGTCAATGACCTTGCTCAACGAGGACTCGGCCCCCCGAAGGACAAAAACCGAGAAATCGTCCGCCGCCACAAGGATCGTGCTCTTGACCTTGGCCCCGGAAACAGGCACCTCCTTCCCGATCGTCTCCCCTTTTTTGACCACCTGAACCTTCTTGTACATATTGAAGCCGACGCTCAAGAGCCTTGCAGATTCACGCATCCGGTCCTTGTTGGTTTTCGCGCCGAGGACCACGGAGATCATCCGGAGACCATCCCGTGAAGCCGAAGCCGTAAGGCCGAAACCCGCTGCCCGGTAATAGCCGGTCTTGATCCCATCGGCGCCGGGAAAATTTCCGATCAGCTTATTGGTGTTGACCAGGATAAATTTTCCGTCCCGAAAAGGCGCGGACTTCGTGGAACCCCACTCCAGGATATTGGGATACTTGACCAGTTCCCTGCCCAGCATGGCCAGGTCATAGGCGCTGGACAGATCGGGTTCCTGGTTTTTCTCCGGCGGAAGCCCGTCCACACTGTGATAGATCGTGTCCTTCAACCCCAATTCCTGTGCCCTTCGGTTCATGAGGTCCACGCACCCTTCCACACTCCCCAGGATGTGTTCGGCCACCGCCACACTGGCATCATTGGCTGAATGGATGACGATCGCCTTCATCAACTCTTCCAGAGAGAAGACCTCGCCTTGTTTCAGGTAGGCCTGGGAACCTCCGGTCTTACTGGCCCTCGCGGAGACGGTAATCTGGTCCGTCAGGGCTATGGAATGATCCTTGAGTTTCTCCATGACCAGAAGCATCAGCATCATCTTGACCATGGAGGCCGGCGGGTGCTTCTCATGAATATTTTTTTCATAGAGCAGATCGCCGGTATCGGCATTGATCATGATTGAGGACGTGTAATCACCGTCCTGGATTAATGGCTTGGTCCCGGGGTCTTCCGCAAAGGCGCCTGCAGGAAGATAAAAAGTAAATAAGACAGTCCAGACACAAAAAAAGAAGAGCGCTCCTATAACCTTTCTCTTCATTGCCGCCTCCTTGATGATGGTAAGGTCCATAACTTTTCGACAAGCCGCATGGATTCCAATAAAATAAAAGATTTTTTTTAACGCCGGCTATTCTTGCACATTTTAATTCTACCGTCAATCCGAAAAATAGACCGGCGACCCTAAAGCTACTCGAGAACATAGGCCTTAACGATGTCACCGACCTCTCTGGTTCCATGCCCCATCTTGCCTGCGGAAAGGCTTTGCATATCCTTATGAATGGCCTTCATCACGGCCTTCTCGATCCGGCCGGCTGCAGCTTTTTCACCCAGAAAATCGAGCATCATCTGCCCGGCTGAGATCGCGGCCAGAGGATTGATCACATTCTTGCCCGTATATTTCGGAGCCGAACCGCCGATGGGCTCGAACATGGAGGTCCCTTCCGGATTGATATTCCCCCCGGCTGCGATCCCCATGCCTCCCTGGATCATGGCCCCGAGGTCGGTGATGATATCCCCGAACAGGTTGTCGGTGACGATCACATCGAACCATTCCGGATTCTTGACCATCCACATGCAGGTGGCATCCACATGGGCGTAATCGGTCCGGATCTCCGGATAATCCCCGGCCACCTCATAAAAGGCCCGCTCCCATAAATCAAACGCATAGGTCAGGACATTGGTTTTGCCGCACAGGGTGAGCTTCTTCGTCCGGTTCCTCTTCTTGCAGTAGTCGAAGGCGAACCGCAGGCACCGCTCCACGCCTTTCCGGGTGTTGATCGACTCCTGAATCGCCACCTCGTCCGGTGTCCCCTTCTTCAGGAAGCCTCCCGCCCCGCAATAGAGCCCTTCGGTATTCTCCCTGACCACCACAAAGTCAATCTGTTCCGGCCCTTTGTCCTTGAGCGGGGTCTCGACCCCGGAATAAAGTTTGACCGGCCGAAGATTGATATACTGGTCCAAAGCAAAGCGGAGATGGAGCAGGATCCCCTTCTCCAGGATCCCGGGTTTCACATCGGGATGGCCTATGGCCCCCAGATAGATGGCATCCATCTGACGGAATTCTTCGATGGCCGAATCCGGAAGGATTTCCCCGGTCCGTTTGTAGCGTTCCCCTCCGAAATCATAGTGGGTCAGCTTCAACGAGAATCCTTCTCTCTCGGCCGCCGCCTTGATGACCTTGACCCCTTCTGCAATGACCTCCGGGCCCGTCCCATCCCCCGGCATAAGCGCAATGTTGTATGTCTTCGCCATCATCCTTCCTTTCGGTAGATAAAGAGTAAAAAATATTAGATAACGGTTCTTCTTCGTTTATTTGTAAAACTTCCAACGGGGCTTGAACCCTGATGTTTTCACCCGCTCTTTTGGAAATGCTTTTAGATAACATAACACAGAGGATAAATCAAGAACGAAGTCAATACGAATTCATCAAAGCTCCGACTCGGAAAGGTCCTCAATCCCTTATGGTCTTCTCCTGATCTGCATCTTCTGCATGGACTGGATGGCATCCAGATATCTTCTAACCTGGGCTTCGATTTCCGGGTCCGGGTTGAGGTCCAGCACGGTCAGGAAATATTGATAGGCCGAGGTGATCAGACCCTTTCCCTGATAGAGGGCAATCCCGGCGCCGAGATAGGCCCGGTCCAGAAAGGGGCCGTTGGGATCATCCGCAATATACTGTCTGAACACGGTGAGGGCCTCGGAGTATCGGTTCTCCTTGAGAAGGAAAAATCCGATCTGCAGACGGTCTTCCGGATCGATGGTCTTTCGTGCTGAGGCGGAAGGGGATGAAAAATATCCGGCGGCAGCCTCCATGTCATCCCCGCGTTGCAGGGCCTCATGAATATTTTGCGGCAACTGAACGCCTTGATCGGGTTCTTCTGTGTAGGCGCTTTCAGGTCTGCGTCCCATGATGGCTCGCCGCCTGAATCGGCTGATGAATTCCGGGGGCCGGTCCACGCCGTAGGCAATGGCCAGGCCCGCGAGAAAACCTCCGATATGCGCCCCGTGAGCCACGCCCCCTGCGCTTGCCGGGGTGAAGAG from Nitrospirae bacterium CG2_30_53_67 includes:
- a CDS encoding CDP-diacylglycerol--serine O-phosphatidyltransferase produces the protein MTGQTVLKTGCADMNHTVERPKGIYLLPNIFTTGNLFAGFYSIIASVNGEYEKGAIAILIGAIFDSVDGKIARWTHTSSKFGVEYDSLSDLVSFGIAPAILSFLWALKPFGRIGWLTSFLFMVAGAFRLARFNVNTDVADKKYFVGLPIPAGAGVIATSVLAYHHFFGYSESDKPFWFVVVVLGISFLMVSNIRYYSFKDIDLIKRRHFKILLFLVLGALVIAADPESVLFLMSVVYALSGVVEGIRHKKSVDVLDIDDEDVVKED
- a CDS encoding ketol-acid reductoisomerase; its protein translation is MKIYYDKDADLSLLKKKKIAVIGYGSQGHAQSQNLKDSKMNVVVGAIKGSKTWKRAEKDGMRVMETAEAAAWADLIQILVPDEKQASVYEQFIAPHLKKGDTLSFSHGFNIHFGQILPPEEINVMMVAPKGPGHLVRHEYLQGGGVPSLIAVHQDPAKNTKKIALAYAGAIGAGRAGIIETSFKEETETDLFGEQAVLCGGCTALVTAGFETLVEAGYAPEMAYFECMHELKLIVDLMQEGGIANMRYSISNTAEYGDMTRGPRVIGAGSRAAMKKILNDIQSGEFAREWILENKANAPVLKALRKKGEAHPIEEVGSRLRSMMSWLKKDKLVKEK
- a CDS encoding acetolactate synthase small subunit; the encoded protein is MRHTISVLVENKFGVLSRIAGLFSGRGFNIESLNVAATMDPSLSQMTIVTSGDDKILEQITKQLNRLINVIKVMDYSEEKEYLQRELVLIKVSAKAEHRAEALRITDIFRAKVVDSSQTHYTIEVTGSSEKVNAIIEMLKPLGIKGIVRTGPVAMVRER
- a CDS encoding acetolactate synthase, large subunit, biosynthetic type produces the protein MKLSGAEIFIECLKKEGVDVIFGYPGGVVLNIYDVLHQQREIAHILAKHEQGAVHAADGYARASGKPGVVLVTSGPGATNTVTGIATAYMDSIPLVVFTGQVPMSMIGNDAFQEADIVGITRPCTKHNYLVSDVSKLASVIKEAFHIATTGRKGPVLIDLPKDVSVNKTDFKYPSKVDLKGYKPTYEGNPQQIKRALQYMKKAERPVFFTGGGVIQSDASSELRALVKKTHIPVASSLMGLGSYPGEDPLFLGMLGMHGTYCANMSVQNADLIIAVGARFDDRVTGKIATFAPKAAIIHIDIDPTSIKKNVPVDIPIVGDCQNVLKEMGKLAAAESGVQWKKKHESWIAQIGKWAQEHPMRYRERKGKIAPQYVVEQIYEVTRGDAIVTTEVGQNQMWTAQYYKFKSPRQFLTSGGLGTMGYGFPAAIGAQIACPERTVFDIAGDGSIQMNIQELATAVQHRLPLNIAILNNRFLGMVRQWQQIFYECRYSYTCLSSGPDFVKLAEAYGAAGIRVTRKEDVADAIREAISIKNTVILDFVIDREANVLPMVPPGAAIDEMIFEEKKDKKKLTPEQAEKITG
- a CDS encoding 3-isopropylmalate dehydrogenase (catalyzes the oxidation of 3-isopropylmalate to 3-carboxy-4-methyl-2-oxopentanoate in leucine biosynthesis), producing MAKTYNIALMPGDGTGPEVIAEGVKVIKAAAEREGFSLKLTHYDFGGERYKRTGEILPDSAIEEFRQMDAIYLGAIGHPDVKPGILEKGILLHLRFALDQYINLRPVKLYSGVETPLKDKGPEQIDFVVVRENTEGLYCGAGGFLKKGTPDEVAIQESINTRKGVERCLRFAFDYCKKRNRTKKLTLCGKTNVLTYAFDLWERAFYEVAGDYPEIRTDYAHVDATCMWMVKNPEWFDVIVTDNLFGDIITDLGAMIQGGMGIAAGGNINPEGTSMFEPIGGSAPKYTGKNVINPLAAISAGQMMLDFLGEKAAAGRIEKAVMKAIHKDMQSLSAGKMGHGTREVGDIVKAYVLE